The stretch of DNA TTTCAATAGCCTAAGCTTGTTTGACTTCAAAAGACATGGAAATACAAACTATGGGTCACCATTCAATGGTCTTAAAAGCCTCAGAAGCTctcaagggaaaatggagaaATCATTCTTAAGGTACATGCAATTTCAagtattatttatatttttttactatGCATGTAGTGTGACTTATCACAAATGCATCCTATGTGCTGTCAAGGGTTGATTCTGTCTTGGAGAGCTTGAGTACTTCAATTCTTGCTCTGAAGTTCTTGTCTTCTGCTGAATGCGATTCTTGCAAGATTATGTCTAACCACATGAACTATGCATTAGTGCCTGTAAAATACGTACCATCTAAAATGCACAGGTAAACAATTTGGAAAGGGGCTTTAGGAAGTAAATCATTAGGGTTTAGTTGAAATGTAAACTAAATGCTGAAAATTCCTAGAACATTCGCCTCTTCCAAACATTCCTTAATATGGGTATTTGGTGGAAAATGTTGCCTAGGAAAACAAAAGCATCCAGTATATTTTTAGAGTGCTTAATCTTAAGCATGGCCTAGAGCAGTAACCTTTTTATGCCTTTAATCATTATGGCCTTATTGATACTAGATGTAGCAGACTGTAGGCACTGACATTTTTTTAGCACTTATCAGAAGTTATTTTTAGCACTATACAGTGGAATATAAGCACTGATGAAAGATATATCAGGCACCATTCTATTTGTCCCACTATGTGCACAGTACACCCCAATTCATGTCCTGGGTTTGGCTGCTGCCATCAGGCCTGAACTGCGCATTTACATTTTTCCACTATCCTTTAGAGAATGGCATCTCTGGGAGGTTGAGATCAGAATAGGTTATCTGTACTTAGCTGTTCGAACCAGATTTTGTGTTTGCATTGCAAAACCAGGAAGCAGGCATATGAATTCTAACTGTATGACATGATTGTATTCAGTTTTCAGAGCGTCTACCCATCATGGGAGCCAAATGCTGATGGCAAGCAATTCTTATCTATCCTCCAAAAGTTCAAGGAAAGGCAAATACGTCAGCAAGCTCTTGCACAATATCAAGCAATGGAAGCTTCAGGCTTTGTGGCAGGCACTAGAAGTCAAACATTCCAACTACTCCAAAGTGGTATCCATGGCCATGCTGAGGCCACCTTGCCTCCTGTTTATAACTTGGGTCCCTTGGGATTGCTTGACACGgaccaaagaactcatccataTATCCTGGACTGGTATTATACGTGTCATCCACCACACTCAGATGCAGCTGAGACTCCCCAATTTGAGCAAGCGTTCCCCGAGACTGGTGTGAGCACAAGTCCACCAGCAAGGGAAACATCTGAAATTGAAGAAGTCGGAAACTGGGAATATGAGTTGTATGAAAGAGTTCAGAGTCATCTTGGGGCATCAACATCAAGTGCTCTGTTCCAGAACGCTCCAGTGAAGCACCATGATATAGAAGAGAACTCTAATAGCCATTGGTGGGATCATGCCGCTAAATATTCTGGCGGTCCGCAAGGCAGCTTCATTGAGCCTCCAGAATTTGGAAATCGATACATGTCAGACCCACGTTCCAGTAAGCACAGCGCAGGTATATCAGAGGGGAGCACAGAGGATCTGGAGCAGAGCAATAGCAGAAGCGGCAgcggtggctggagaagcccccATGCCTTGTCCAAGACAAGGTATATGGACGGCTCTGACATCGAGGAAGGGTTGAGCCTGCACTTCGCTGATGCCCATCATAAGGATGAAGATGATCGACACCTGGTCGCCGATCATCAGAACCCCACGCTAGCTGGCCTTCATGTAAGAATAATACCCAGAAGCAGTGACCCTGTGTAAGatggttaaactcacaggattAGTTAATGCTTGTGTGCGCTTGCAATTCGTTGTGTGAATCGcatcagaaacaaaaaaaaaaaaagggcacGTCTCGCTCATAAACTGGCAAAACAGCCACAGATTCTTTTGTACAGTACATGTCAGTAACCACAGTATATAGTGTTGTCCTGCTCTGTTTAGGGTGGGGATGATAGAAACATTCATTTACAAATTACAAGTTGGAACGCGTGCTTGGAAGTGAAACACAAGTGCGGTAACCTTGGTGGTCGTTTGTCACTTGTAGCTCTTTCAAGTTGCATCATTGAAATATAGAACTTGTAAGCTGGCAATTACTACCCATTATATACTGGAGACCTGGCGTAGCTTCAACGTCGGAGATCTACAGCTATGCAGACACGGACTCTTCAGCTGCGAATCCTGTGGGATGCGATGCCGGAATGGGGGTAGCTTTGCTCTGCGCCTCAGCATGGAGTCCCTGGCACGGTGGTGATTCTGCCCTCGTGAGAGCCAGACAAGGAGCTGCCAGCTTTAGCTTTCTTGTCGAAGCCATCAAGAATTCAAGATCGTCGTCCTTACAAAACGAGGCCGTTTTGATAGGTGAGAAAGTAGGTTTTGTACGCACGCAACGCAACATACGGACGATACCAAACCCTCGCAGCTATAGAAACGGACAGGCTGGGACCAGTAGGACACTGGACTTCCGGGGCAGACCGGCGACAAGAACGAAAGGGACCTCATCTGGGAATTGCTACCCACGTTGCTAACTGCTCACGGTCCAAACTGCACTGCTGTATATCACCAAAGACAGTCTAGAAAAATCTGGTGAAACCCTTATTTTTCCGGTTTGATGGAACTTTGATATAAATCCATGGGTGAAGCCAGCAAACAAGGCCACCGGGGTCATCTCCATTACACGATGGGGTCGGCGAAAATGGTGAGCAGTACTTCTCCATTGAATTGGCACTGTTTTGTCCAACGGCGAAGCTGGGCTCCGCCCTGTACAAATCATTAAGTTTCAAACAACGGAAACAGCTTGTTTTCACCATGTTTTCTAAAGGCAGGTAAGCTCGAGTGGAGGGAGAATAACATAAACTCTCTTGGGTTAGAAGGATTAGCACATTCTGAAAAGCCTGTTCATTGCAAAATCCTGCTCATAAGAACAGGGCAGGGCTTACGATCTCCGCTTCAGTACTGCTGTGCTGGCTGCGGCGGCTAGTGGTTGCCAAGGCCCATTCCGGGGCGTCCTTGCACCCAGTTGTCCACTTGGCGTTGATTAATGGCGATGGCGGTCGTAGCCGCCCCGTCACAAGCACACCGAACTGAACCCACCACATTCACACAGGATGGTTTCCCGCACGTTTTGCTCCCCACCCATGGACTCCACCGCACCGCAACCACCCGTCGCTTTCGCCGGTTCAAACCGGCAACGAACGCAGCGGCCCGGCCCCCAGACCAAACCCCGAAGCAGTATCACTCCGGCCGGGCACGTACTCGCCTGCTCCCCGatctctcctccctctcgcgCTCACAACAGAGAGGGGAAGGCAGAGGACTCGGGACTCCGTGGCGGCCGGCAAGAGGTCGGTCGAGGAACGAGTTTGAGAAAGGTTGGGCGGTCATTTTCCCCAGCCGATCCAGGCCCCCCGAAAGCAACGGCGATCCGCGaagcgcctcgccgcccgcctcgtACCAAGGGCTTCTGGTCCGATCCGCGGCGGTTGGGCGGTGGGTCGGCGGTGGTTGGGGGCGGGGCTCTTCTCGTTTCTTGCCGCCAACGCCTGGATCGGCCCCGCCCCCCGCTCGCATGACGGCATGAGCAGAGCACGACCCGGTTAAACTAAAGCGGCGGCGTTTCGGTGACCCGATCGTCCCGAGGAGATCGCAGCCGCGCCACCGTGTCCGGGCGGGCAGGTATCGTACGGGCGGCGCCTTCGAGAACCGAGAGGGGAAAAAATAACCGAGAGGGGACTGGGAGGGCGGCGAAAATTCCTGTGATAGCGATATGCCGGCCGACCCAGTGCGTGCTAGTACGTGCGTGCTGCTGCGAGCGTGCGTGGATTCTTTTCCCGGTTTCTTATTGAGGGGACAGGGCGAGCTGTGAGCCCGTGAGCGCATATGTCACTGCAGGGGGACACCTCAGGGATCCATTGGTCTGCAGCGTCTCCTTGAACCGAATTTCCAGTGCGGCTGTAACAAGTCAAACGTTTTTGTTTTGAGCTGACAGCGAAACGATGTCGGTAACTACGTTTTTTTTTCGAGAACTTGCCTGGGCAacatttcattaagaagaagtgTCGGTAGTTACGTTGAAAGTTGTACCGCGGAGAGAAAGCTGTGCTTGAGTCGATGATTTTGTAGGccaatttggggggggggggggggttcttgTGCGAAGCTTTTGACGAGGGCGGTTTGCTTCCTGAAAGTTCAAACGAAATTTGTTAAATTAAACTGTCATGTTCGGCTGATTATCCTGTTGCGTGACCTCAattttttgacttttttaatGTGCATCGGTAAACTTTAATATTGTTACGATTACTCTTCTAAAGTGCCACGTGGCAGCATCTTCAAAATTACGCGAATCAAGCTCACTGTTCACATGAGATCCCCTTGTGGTCTGGCAAGAGTCACTACCATGGCTTTTTAGGGTTGGAACGAGGATATGTACTCTCTTTTTTCTTACTAAAAACTTGACCTCGGGTGGTTTATGACGGTCCCACTgtgtttcattaagaggagaTGCTCTCTTTCTCATTGCATAACAGCAGAACAAAGATTCATGATGCTGACTAGTGGGTAATACATATAGTCAACACAATATACTTCAATATCTTAGAATAGAGCTCCATTGGCTATTTGTTTTCTGCCCTATCTCATATACTGGAGCGCACAACAAGGGAAAATTGACACTGGATGTGTACGCACGGTTAAATGCTGAACAAGTATTTACTAGTTACCATCATAAGGTATGTACAGCTCCACATGGATGTATTATATTTCACCCATCTGTCTATTTTCATGTAAAAGGAAGATAGATACATGGCCCCACTGAGGCCCCAGCTGTTGCCGACCAGTAACTTTTAAAGCCTTTCCTTTCCACTTACTACTATGTACACGTGGCAACGAAAGCTAGAAACGGCAAATTAAACTCCTACTCAATTTACAAACTAACCCATGCACCATCCCATATTTACACAAGGGTCCCACCGTTGATCACGTCCTCACGAGCAGGATCTTATGAGGCCAAGGCTGACCAGGTTCTTCTTCACGAGGCTCCCCAGCGAGAAgatccccgcgccgccgccgcggcccgcgtcGCCCTCCGTGGAGCACAGGCGCGGCCACCGCTCCTCATCCACCCGCAGGCTCTCCGTGCCGATCCTCTGGATCACGTCGTCGATGGTCTTGGggtccgccggccggccggccacgtcGGTGACGTGGAACACGTTCATGGCCATGTCGCCCCTGGTGGTGATCTCGGCGTGCGTGACCGAGAGGCTGTTCTCCCGGAACACGCGCGTGACGTAGGCCAGCAGCCCGCGGCGGTCGGTGATGCGCAGCTCCAGCCTGACGCCCTACCACAAGGCAGAGGATCAACAGCGTTAGAAGGGTCGCGACTGGGATTTCCGCCGAACACATGGCGGTGAAGTGGAAAGTAGGGCACAACGAAAGAGACTTTCGCTGCCACTAGGAGTAGGAGTACTCCGTTGTAGTGTGAAGATGGGAGGATTCCGGAATCGGGTGCTTTTGCCGCGGTGGCGTGGCATGGAGggaaaggaagggagatattCAGCGATCACGCACCTCGGATGCGCGCCTCTCGATGGCCGCTTGCAAGCATTGGATCACGCGCCGCCTCTCGGCCAAAGAGCTGATTGGCCGCCCGTCCAACCGCCTGATGTAGAACTCCTGCCGCCAAACCAAGCAACGGTTAATCGAACGGACTCAAATTCAGAGACAAAAATGAATGAATTCAACAGCCGTGCAGAGTTCACTGTCTGAATTCAGTTGGCATCAGCATTTCGGTAGGTTTGATGTCATGAATATAGATAGTATACAGGGGATTCAATTTTGATGGCAGAACAATGTAACAATGTAAATGGGATAATCTACTACTTCTTCCATTTTATTTGACCTGACTGACAAGTCCCAGAAAATTCAGTGAAAGGGAATTTTTCATGAACAGAAGCCATCAAAATATTATCAGACCTTATTAACTTCAAGCTCACACAAGAATCACAATCACGGCAAACAAAAGGTAAAAGTTGGGTAAAAGTGAGTGAGAAAAAAATGGCAGGATGATCATACGCCTAACGCAATCTGTCACCCATGGAAACGTCGAGATTCATGAGAGGCACTCCAACACAAGAACTCCAGAGGATGGAGAATTTGGCAATAGCGGCCCTAAATTAGCGCAAGCAAATTCGGGGGATACATGTCAAGGGCTCCAAATGTGTAGCCCCAACCTGCTtcacccaaaaaaaaatctttgcgGATCAATCGAGAAAGAAACGGCTAGAAGCCTCACCTGCTGCGCGTGATCGCCGTCGGTGTCGAACGTGCCGTGGTACACCACGTAATCCAAGTCCGTCAATGTGCAGACGACGTCGAAGAGAAGCTTGGGCCGGTCGCGGCAGCTCACGGTGACCACCGAGTACCCCCTCTCCCCCCAATCCTGCACCGCGACCGCCGTCGTCGTGGGCTGCTCCGCCTGGTCGGCGCGGCTCCCGGCCTCCCCGTCCTCGTTGAGCAGCTGGTGGAGCCGCCGGTCCAGGTTGACGGACGCGGCGTCGGCGAGGACGACAGTCctggcgccgcgcgcgccgccgcggaggatgTGCCTGAGCCTGGACTCGACGCGTCTGACCCGCACCGCGTCGTCGATGGGCGCGCCCGTCTCCTCGTCGCGCACGAACACGAGCGCGGCGACGCGGCCGCCGTGCGTCCACGCCCTGGCGTCGACGATGCCGCATCGGAGGTCGTGCAGCACGGCGAAGACCTCGGAGAGGAGGCCCGGGCggtcaacgccgacgagctcgagcaGGGTgtgcacccccgccgccgccccggccgcaggcggcgtgcgcggcggcaaTGCGTCGGCGGAGAGCGAGGACTCGAGGCGCGCTAGcagcgcgtcggcgtcggccacCTTGCGGCCCGCGGCGTCGGTGACGTGGAAGACGTCCATGAACCACCGCCCGTCGTCCGAGGAGATGTAGCCCTTGCGGACGCAGACGCCGTGGTCCgagagcgccgccaccgcctccagcAGCACGCCGTGCTTCCGCGCGCTGTGCACCTGCACCAGCGTCGCCGTCTCGCAGACGCCGTTGTCCACCGCCACCCTGCGCGTCGCCGACCGATCACCGACCGCCCCACCCGAAGGAAATGACCCAAGAACAAGAACCGCTGAAAAAAGGGAggaaatccccccccccccccctcccaccccccaggccccCACACACCTCCCCTTACCTCGGGGTGTTCATGTGGCGCACGAAGAGCTCGTACACCTCGGAGGGATGGCACCGCTCCATCGCCGGaaccctcctcctcgtcctcctcgcctcggcctcggcctctcctcccctccgctCCGCTTCAGTTTCCCTTCCCGGGCTCTCGCGTCGCGACGGTTCCCTTTCCCGCGGGGGCGTGCGTTTCTTTCCTCctgggcagggcagggcagggctGCAGCGCTGGCGGAGATTTCGGTTCGGTCGGGGGGGATCGTAAATCTGGTTGGGGATTGCGGCCACGGAGCGTCGCGCTGGTTCAAAATTGGGTGCGGGAACGGTGGGATTTCGCTTCGGTCTGTGCTGGCGCTTGGTGGCTGCCGCCTGCCTGTGTCTGGGGcctgggcgcgcgcgcgcgggcgggcgtcTGGGGATGGCTGGCCGGGGTTGTCTGGGTCAGCGCCCGTCTAAAATGGGGGACGAGCTCGAGACCGGCGACTTCAGGCGATCCCTGCCCACGGATCGTTGCGTGGGTTCGGGCGTTCGGCCCGGGCTCCAGAGTCAAACTGCGGTCGTGGGCGAGGACCGGGCAAACGGAACGGTATGCGCTTGGACTACTGGAGTTGGACCCAACGGGTCgtgttgcaattttttttatttttttgagccACTACTAGTAGTAGGAGGAGGCGGAGACGCTGCCGTGTGCAAAAAGCTTGCGGGATCCGGTGGGAAAGTGATGACTCACTGGCCTTTGCCGCCGTGGGAAGGGATGGAGcggagaggaagaggatgggGGATCGCCGCGCCCCGGGCCCCACGCGTGGTCGCCACCAGGCACCTGGCagcctgccgcgccgcgcccgcgcccacgcCCACGCGCTGGCGCCCCACGCCTTTTCCAGATTCTTTCGTGCGCCCGGACGCACGGGTACAGCAGTGGTCGCTTGCTCCGGCACTCCACCACGCTCACTGTCTGTTACAGTGTTACTGGTTTTAGCAATCGCCAGTTTCCGCTCGgcgtgctcgccggcgacggcgacgggcgcGTCGCGAGGGCACGGAACGCGCACCGGCTTTCGGCGGGACGACCGGAACGTCTCAACACCCGGTGGCTGCGTCTGCCTGTGTGGGCGTTCACACTTGAGGAAACGTGGTCCGGCTCGGTGTGATCCGGCGGGGAACCGGAAGCAAACTACAAAAGTTCTTTGCCGGAAACGGAACGGGGCGTCGGCGGGCCTTGATAGCGGCGGCCCCGGGTCAACCaccgccaccggccaccgcgcTCGGAGGTCGGAGACCACCGCGCGGAGCTGGCTCCCGTCCCCACCTGCCGCGCCCAGCTTGCGCGCACGCTGgcacgcacacgcacacgcgCCAGCCCGCACTACGATTTTCAGATGCGCGGCGAGTCCGATCCCACCGAACCGTGGGCCCGGGCAAGGCCGAGGCATCTCCCTCCGTTCAGACGGGTCAGTGGCTGatggcccagcgccgccgcgcgtccaTCCTCCATCCCCTTCCCCTGTTGCTTGCCGTCCAAGCTAACTCACGGTTCCTCTCTTTCTTGGACTTGTCAATGCAGGCCAAAGAAGGACGGGCCGGAGCCGGAATTCATGATCCCTCGGTcagaaaacaaaaaaacgtgTCAGGGTGCCAATCACATTAGAAAAGACTAAACGCGCCATGAATTCCGAGGAGAAACAAGACCATCGGCGGTCGCCAAAGAATTCCGAGGACGCAAAGAACTCTCTCTCCCATCAGAGGTTCTTTTCATTAGAAAGGGGTGATCTGTGTCGTCATTAATTAATCGAGGTTAGTTGGTCTCAAGTCCATCCGGTAACAGTGATTCTGTTGCCACAAACCTGCGATCCGAAAAGGCACGTTGTGGTGGCAGCCAGCAGAGTTTCTCGCTGCGTCCCGTCGTGTCGATCTCATGCCGGCTGGGCTCTCGATCGTGTCCGCCGCCCGGTTCCCGTCGGCGCCGCTGCTCGCTCGATCGCCGGTCGGGCTCCGGTCAGATCGATCGATTTCCCCCAGTTGGATTTGCTTGCGAGTGAAGCCCGAGTCGGAAGGTAGGAGAAAACCCGGCCGAGATCTCATAATGGAGCCATTCGAGTAGCTTGACCCCTGCAGATCTATCCCCTAATGATGCAGTCCTTTCCGCACATGCCCTTTCtatctgccccccccccccccccacctcgcAGAATTTCTCGCCCGCCGTGCACATCCTTTCAGGTTGGTTCTACCAGGTTGCGACTTTCTGGCTCATGATGAGGGACATCGCACGTGATCTTCCTCCCAAAGTTACACACGTCCAGGGTCCGTTTCCAATGCCGGTCGTTTGTCTTGTCCCCCCTCCACAGATCGACACGGATCGTGGGGTGGATCATTTGCCGgtctttttcttgatctgcgATGATAGTGGGATGATGCTGGTGTGCAACCGTGTGTGTTTTTACATATCTCTTGCTTGCTCCAAGTAAGGCCCTGTTCGCCGCTAGTTTGGCTGGGCTGGAGCCAGCCATGGCTGATTCCGTTGTTGCCTTGAAACGGGAGACGTCGTCCGCCGGCATCACCTCCGCTTAAAATAATTGGAGATGGAGATGTGTACGATCTCGGGCGTCCTCACGTGGTTGCCCACGCTCCCTGGCAGGTGGGTCCGTCCGCATGCGTGGCGAGCTGACAGTGGATCCGCGTCGCGCGGTCTCGGGTCGGTGTCTTGCTCGGGTTTTTTTTCCGGAGCGCTCGCTTTGCGTACCCACCGCCCCGGTCGTTAGCGACGTCAGCTCGTGCCGTTTGGAGCCGAGGACGAAATCAGCGCTGGCTGGTTCCAGCCCAGCCAAACTAGCGCAGCCGAACAGGCTATAAATTATTTCTGCCTTCCTCATAGCTAGGGGCTAGGGAGTGAGTTTCTTGCATTGCCGACAAGATCGCCGGAGACGGAAAGCACGCCGCCGTCCAGCTAGTGCCGCACCCAGCGTTATTTATTGGCCCAATGGCATACACGAGCGAGATAGGAACGTGACCCGCTCTACTACTACTACCTCGTTGTGGCCGGCTGATGGGCTAGTAGGCTACCGGATCGGATCGGATCAGCATGCATGTGATGGTGATGCGATCCCCGTGTCGAGACCCCTGTCCTCCTAGTGACACTCGGTAATCAAAGGTGCGTGTCACTGGCTAGGCTGGGGCACGGCTAGGACTTGGGACCGCGTGGCCACCGGAAGGGCCCgtgacaggcggcggcggcacgcgggaAAACGACCGTGTGTGGGCGGCGCGCGGAAACGGCGGCAGCGAAGCGGCGTGCCGCGTGCGCTCGACCGTCGCGGCGTTGCGCGGGTCCGGTCCAACCGAACGCCAGACCCTACCGTGGACGGTGGACGGGAACACCCCTTGGCCTCTCGGGCAGGGTGCCTTGGAGTTTGGACCCCTACCGGGCTGTCGCGACCCCAAGACTTCAGGGACACGGCAGGCCGCGCGGCATATGCCGGCGCGCCACGCACGCAGCGGCCGCCTGCTCCGAGGCCCCTAGTGCTGTAGCCGTGCAGAAACCACGCCGCCAGGGAACAGGCGGCAGCACACGGCAACGGCTAGGCCCGGGCGAGGCAGGGACGTGCGGGCGGAAGTGCAAGTGTGCGCGTGGCGCCTCCCGGTTGGCCGTCGGGGCGACGTGGTG from Panicum virgatum strain AP13 chromosome 9K, P.virgatum_v5, whole genome shotgun sequence encodes:
- the LOC120653017 gene encoding ACT domain-containing protein ACR8-like, whose product is MERCHPSEVYELFVRHMNTPRVAVDNGVCETATLVQVHSARKHGVLLEAVAALSDHGVCVRKGYISSDDGRWFMDVFHVTDAAGRKVADADALLARLESSLSADALPPRTPPAAGAAAGVHTLLELVGVDRPGLLSEVFAVLHDLRCGIVDARAWTHGGRVAALVFVRDEETGAPIDDAVRVRRVESRLRHILRGGARGARTVVLADAASVNLDRRLHQLLNEDGEAGSRADQAEQPTTTAVAVQDWGERGYSVVTVSCRDRPKLLFDVVCTLTDLDYVVYHGTFDTDGDHAQQEFYIRRLDGRPISSLAERRRVIQCLQAAIERRASEGVRLELRITDRRGLLAYVTRVFRENSLSVTHAEITTRGDMAMNVFHVTDVAGRPADPKTIDDVIQRIGTESLRVDEERWPRLCSTEGDAGRGGGAGIFSLGSLVKKNLVSLGLIRSCS